A stretch of the Vidua chalybeata isolate OUT-0048 chromosome 19, bVidCha1 merged haplotype, whole genome shotgun sequence genome encodes the following:
- the LOC128797878 gene encoding uncharacterized protein LOC128797878 isoform X3 translates to MEKPCINISEGLSSEDALPSPNVGLPSAQNPQQPPGDAYVTHTGPLVRRLRQQEWLGRAGLAPTPTPTPTPTPTPTPTPTPGRPRSQPSPAPSRESPPGAAEAQRPSAPPGVCHMVIFARKPPSAALPRSNRARSSQGE, encoded by the exons ATGGAAAAGCCTTGTATCAACATCTCCGAGGGCCTGAGCTCAG AGGATGCGCTGCCCTCGCCCAACGTGGGGCTGCCCAGCGCCCAGAACCCCCAGCAGCCGCCCGGAGACGCCTACGTGACCCACACGGGACCACTGGTGCGGCGGCTGCGGCAGCAGgagtggctgggcagggctggcctggccccgaccccaaccccaaccccgACCCCGACCCCGACCCCGACCCCGACCCCGaccccgggccggccccgctcgCAGCCCAGCCCCGCACCGAGCCGGGAGAGTCCCCCGGGAGCTGCCGAGGCCCAGCGCCCCTCGGCACCGCCGGGCGTGTGCCACATGGTTATTTTTGCGAGAAAACCTCCCTCGGCCGCGCTGCCCCGGAGCAACAGGGCGCGCTCCAGCCAGGGGGAATGA
- the LOC128797878 gene encoding uncharacterized protein LOC128797878 isoform X1 yields the protein MSLHVCTFWQFLFAGASCLGRGCARPSSGHARVRWRSPPTNPRGAALAPTAPSVPLAPVEPRLARPPWSPGLPGPSLPGGRVVSRWVVPVGVELWGSLLLTAALLSPHLSRGTRAVFLRELLRAASQVCWICGQRCWSRQRALLCADRQTDRPQCAACTWSTARGTWKADVGLGPAGEAPGPRFLPRLCGQGWSRELCGTQPSPVQGMSAGNACRECLLTAQCREYLQGMPAGNACSQPGAGNVCRECLQGMPAHSLVQGMPAGNACSQPGAGNVCRECLQGMPAHSPVQGMPAGNACRECLQGMPAHSPVQGIPAGNACRECLQGMPAHSPVQGMPAGNACIVAFTDAGAATGPVTQELRHSQELRCWRCFSLLPRQPGAALGYPAVGWPLWAAGCGSPSASGQPCLFFGGSTGDLGPSPRVWARPPHPFELPKERPRWVRSQLGSTNLPDFHQPRNGSSLTSPLSFAVSPRACSPALGAEQ from the coding sequence ATGTCCCTGCATGTTTGCACCTTCTGGCAGTTTCTGTTTGCTGGTGCATCCTGCCTGGGACGGGGATGTGCCCGGCCCAGCTCTGGCCACGCCAGGGTCAGGTGGAGGAGCCCCCCCACCAACCCGCggggtgcagccctggcccCGACAGCCCCAAGTGTGCCCCTGGCCCCCGTGGAGCCCCGGCTTGCCCGGCCCCCGTGGAGCCCCGGCTTGCCCGGCCCGTCCCTGCCCGGTGGAAGGGTCGTGTCCCGCTGGGTTGTACCTGTGGGGGTTGAGCTGTGGGGATCCCTCCTGCTCACGGCAGCTCttctgtcccctcacctgtcccgGGGGACGAGGGCTGTGTtcctcagggagctgctccGTGCCGCCTCCCAGGTTTGCTGGATCTGTGGGCAGCGGTGCTGGAGCAGACAGAGGGCCCTGCTGtgtgcagacagacagacagacagaccccAGTGTGCTGCGTGCACCTGGAGCACTGCCAGGGGAACATGGAAAGCAGATGTTGGACTGGGACCTGCTGGAGAAGCCCCGGGCCCTCGCTTCCTCCCGCGCCTCTGTGGTCAGGGCTGGAGCCGGGAGCTGTGCGGGACTCAGCCGAGCCCGGTGCAGGGAATGTCTGCAGGGAATGCCTGCAGGGAATGCCTGCTCACAGCCCAGTGCAGGGAATACCTGCAGGGAATGCCTGCAGGGAATGCCTGCTCACAGCCTGGTGCAGGGAATGTCTGCAGGGAATGCCTGCAGGGAATGCCTGCTCACAGCCTGGTGCAGGGAATGCCTGCAGGGAATGCCTGCTCACAGCCTGGTGCAGGGAATGTCTGCAGGGAATGCCTGCAGGGAATGCCTGCTCACAGCCCAGTGCAGGGAATGCCTGCAGGGAATGCCTGCAGGGAATGCCTGCAGGGAATGCCTGCTCACAGCCCGGTGCAGGGAATACCTGCAGGGAATGCCTGCAGGGAATGCCTGCAGGGAATGCCTGCTCACAGCCCGGTGCAGGGAATGCCTGCAGGGAATGCCTGCATTGTGGCATTCACagatgcaggagcagccacaggtcCCGTCACACAGgagctgaggcacagccaggagctgaggtGCTGGcgctgcttttccctgctcccgaggcagcctggagctgctctgggttACCCTGCAGTGGGGTGGCCGCTGTGGGCAGCTGGGTGTGGGTCCCCCTCAGCGTCTGGCCAGCCCTGCTTGTTCTTTGGGGGTAGCACTGGGGATCTGGGCCCTTCCCCACGGGTCTGGGCCAGACCCCCACATCCATTTGAACTTCCCAAAGAAAGACCCCGATGGGTGAGATCCCAGCTGGGCTCCACAAACCTCCCCGACTTCCACCAGccaaggaatgggagttctcTCACTTCTCCTTTGTCCTTTGCTGTGTCACCTCGTGCTTGCTCACCAGCTCTGGGGGCTGAGCAGTAG
- the LOC128797878 gene encoding uncharacterized protein LOC128797878 isoform X2 has product MFAPSGSFCLLVHPAWDGDVPGPALATPGSGGGAPPPTRGVQPWPRQPQVCPWPPWSPGLPGPRGAPACPARPCPVEGSCPAGLYLWGLSCGDPSCSRQLFCPLTCPGGRGLCSSGSCSVPPPRFAGSVGSGAGADRGPCCVQTDRQTDPSVLRAPGALPGEHGKQMLDWDLLEKPRALASSRASVVRAGAGSCAGLSRARCRECLQGMPAGNACSQPSAGNTCRECLQGMPAHSLVQGMSAGNACRECLLTAWCRECLQGMPAHSLVQGMSAGNACRECLLTAQCRECLQGMPAGNACRECLLTARCREYLQGMPAGNACRECLLTARCRECLQGMPALWHSQMQEQPQVPSHRS; this is encoded by the coding sequence ATGTTTGCACCTTCTGGCAGTTTCTGTTTGCTGGTGCATCCTGCCTGGGACGGGGATGTGCCCGGCCCAGCTCTGGCCACGCCAGGGTCAGGTGGAGGAGCCCCCCCACCAACCCGCggggtgcagccctggcccCGACAGCCCCAAGTGTGCCCCTGGCCCCCGTGGAGCCCCGGCTTGCCCGGCCCCCGTGGAGCCCCGGCTTGCCCGGCCCGTCCCTGCCCGGTGGAAGGGTCGTGTCCCGCTGGGTTGTACCTGTGGGGGTTGAGCTGTGGGGATCCCTCCTGCTCACGGCAGCTCttctgtcccctcacctgtcccgGGGGACGAGGGCTGTGTtcctcagggagctgctccGTGCCGCCTCCCAGGTTTGCTGGATCTGTGGGCAGCGGTGCTGGAGCAGACAGAGGGCCCTGCTGtgtgcagacagacagacagacagaccccAGTGTGCTGCGTGCACCTGGAGCACTGCCAGGGGAACATGGAAAGCAGATGTTGGACTGGGACCTGCTGGAGAAGCCCCGGGCCCTCGCTTCCTCCCGCGCCTCTGTGGTCAGGGCTGGAGCCGGGAGCTGTGCGGGACTCAGCCGAGCCCGGTGCAGGGAATGTCTGCAGGGAATGCCTGCAGGGAATGCCTGCTCACAGCCCAGTGCAGGGAATACCTGCAGGGAATGCCTGCAGGGAATGCCTGCTCACAGCCTGGTGCAGGGAATGTCTGCAGGGAATGCCTGCAGGGAATGCCTGCTCACAGCCTGGTGCAGGGAATGCCTGCAGGGAATGCCTGCTCACAGCCTGGTGCAGGGAATGTCTGCAGGGAATGCCTGCAGGGAATGCCTGCTCACAGCCCAGTGCAGGGAATGCCTGCAGGGAATGCCTGCAGGGAATGCCTGCAGGGAATGCCTGCTCACAGCCCGGTGCAGGGAATACCTGCAGGGAATGCCTGCAGGGAATGCCTGCAGGGAATGCCTGCTCACAGCCCGGTGCAGGGAATGCCTGCAGGGAATGCCTGCATTGTGGCATTCACagatgcaggagcagccacaggtcCCGTCACACAGgagctga